Proteins from a genomic interval of Treponema brennaborense DSM 12168:
- a CDS encoding iron-sulfur cluster assembly scaffold protein, producing the protein MVYSAEVEHMCPLAKAAYHGPAPIPEEGKWVQAKEIKDISGFTHGVGWCAPQQGACKLSLNIKDGIIQEALVETIGCSGMTHSAAMASEILIGKTILEALNTDLVCDAINTAMRELFLQIVYGRSQSAFSEGGLVVGASLEDLGKGLRSQVGTMFATLKKGPRYLEMAEGYVEKVAVDKEGAIIGYKFIHFGKMMDFIKKGDDPATAMEKARGAYGRTTEEQGAVKLIDPRKE; encoded by the coding sequence ATGGTTTATTCGGCAGAAGTGGAACATATGTGTCCGCTGGCTAAGGCCGCTTATCACGGACCTGCTCCCATTCCGGAAGAAGGAAAATGGGTACAGGCAAAGGAAATCAAAGATATTTCCGGTTTTACGCACGGTGTGGGTTGGTGCGCACCTCAGCAGGGAGCGTGTAAACTGTCCTTGAACATTAAAGACGGTATCATTCAGGAAGCGCTGGTTGAAACGATCGGTTGCTCCGGTATGACGCATTCGGCGGCTATGGCTTCCGAAATCCTGATCGGCAAAACGATTCTTGAAGCATTGAATACGGATTTGGTGTGCGACGCTATCAACACCGCCATGCGCGAGCTGTTTTTGCAGATCGTATACGGCCGCAGTCAGTCCGCGTTTTCCGAAGGCGGATTGGTCGTGGGCGCTTCGTTGGAAGACCTCGGCAAGGGACTGCGTTCCCAGGTCGGAACGATGTTCGCGACGCTGAAAAAAGGCCCGCGATATCTTGAAATGGCCGAAGGATACGTTGAAAAGGTCGCCGTCGATAAAGAAGGCGCGATCATCGGGTATAAATTCATTCATTTCGGGAAAATGATGGATTTCATTAAGAAAGGCGACGATCCGGCTACCGCTATGGAAAAAGCCCGCGGTGCGTACGGACGCACGACGGAAGAACAGGGTGCCGTCAAACTGATCGACCCGAGAAAAGAATAA
- a CDS encoding carbohydrate ABC transporter permease translates to MSVSAVRRSGQNKLTTALVYIVLGFLTVFFIFPFYWIVTGSLKLQYVAVQVPPEFFPLQPTFENWTLLFKQPAARWLANSFVISICTMLLVCVSSSLAGYVLAKKHFIGCKQIFWMFIAAMCLPKQVILIPLVQLVASWGFSDTLIACILPAVGWPFGIFLMKQFTQTLPTELLEAARMDGYGEFKTFTRIVAPLVKPGIAALAIFTFIQSWNDYFSQLIFLNSRNNMTLPLGLATLQLNEFSSNYGLLMAGATLASVPMIAIFLLFQKSFTQGITMGAVKG, encoded by the coding sequence ATGAGTGTTTCTGCCGTACGGAGAAGCGGACAAAATAAACTGACTACGGCACTGGTGTATATCGTGCTCGGCTTTTTGACCGTATTTTTCATTTTTCCGTTTTACTGGATTGTAACCGGATCGCTGAAACTGCAGTACGTTGCCGTTCAGGTTCCGCCGGAATTCTTTCCGCTGCAGCCGACGTTTGAAAACTGGACGCTGCTGTTCAAACAGCCCGCCGCCCGCTGGCTGGCGAACAGTTTCGTGATATCGATATGTACGATGCTGCTGGTGTGCGTTTCTTCATCGCTTGCCGGATACGTGCTGGCGAAAAAGCACTTTATCGGCTGCAAGCAGATCTTCTGGATGTTTATCGCGGCTATGTGTCTGCCCAAGCAGGTCATTCTGATCCCGTTGGTGCAGCTCGTCGCGTCCTGGGGATTTTCGGATACGCTGATCGCGTGTATTCTGCCCGCCGTCGGCTGGCCGTTCGGTATCTTCCTGATGAAGCAGTTTACTCAGACGCTGCCGACCGAACTGCTTGAAGCTGCCCGAATGGACGGATACGGCGAGTTTAAAACGTTTACGCGGATCGTCGCTCCGCTGGTAAAACCGGGAATCGCGGCGCTCGCCATTTTCACGTTCATTCAGTCGTGGAACGATTATTTTTCACAGTTGATTTTCTTGAACAGCCGCAACAACATGACGCTGCCGCTCGGGCTTGCCACGTTGCAGCTGAACGAATTTTCTTCAAATTACGGTCTGCTGATGGCGGGTGCGACGCTCGCTTCGGTGCCGATGATCGCGATTTTTCTGCTGTTTCAAAAATCCTTTACCCAGGGAATAACGATGGGTGCCGTAAAGGGGTAA
- a CDS encoding carbohydrate ABC transporter permease, translating into MKTLDMQKTVKPYVANSRRNLIRETKTAYIFLLPALLFFVTFVLVPMIRGVYVSLYDYSLRKFEFVGLGNYIRLFGDEIFLKSLLNTFLLVVGAVPLIILLSLFISTAIYQKPASVRSFFRGVFYLPAVSSIVSITVVWGWIYHPLYGILNYLLEAAGLIAEPISWLGDARYSLGAIIAVLLTTSIGQPIVLYVAALGNIPESYIEAAEIDGASSWQVFTKIKWPSLLPTTLYIIIISTINSFQCFSLIQLLTAGGPNYATSTIMYLVYERSFILRQFGYSSAMGVVLGVCIVLISVIQYKFFGQDVEY; encoded by the coding sequence ATGAAAACCTTGGATATGCAGAAAACGGTAAAACCGTATGTTGCCAATTCGCGTCGGAATCTGATCCGCGAAACGAAAACTGCATATATTTTTTTGCTTCCGGCGCTGCTTTTTTTCGTAACGTTCGTGCTGGTCCCCATGATTCGCGGCGTGTACGTCAGCCTGTATGATTATTCTCTGCGTAAATTCGAATTCGTCGGTTTGGGAAATTACATCAGACTGTTCGGAGACGAAATATTTCTCAAATCGCTTCTGAATACGTTCCTGCTGGTCGTAGGAGCGGTTCCGCTCATCATTTTATTGTCGCTGTTCATTTCCACGGCGATTTATCAGAAACCGGCGTCCGTACGTTCGTTTTTCCGCGGCGTATTTTATTTGCCGGCCGTATCTTCCATAGTCAGTATTACCGTCGTGTGGGGATGGATTTATCATCCGCTGTACGGAATTTTAAATTATCTGCTGGAAGCCGCGGGGCTGATTGCAGAGCCGATTTCATGGCTCGGCGACGCCCGGTATTCGCTGGGAGCGATTATCGCGGTTCTTCTGACTACGTCTATCGGACAGCCGATCGTTTTATACGTTGCCGCTCTGGGAAACATTCCGGAAAGCTACATTGAAGCGGCGGAAATAGACGGAGCCAGTTCGTGGCAGGTTTTTACGAAAATCAAATGGCCGTCGCTGCTGCCGACCACGTTGTACATCATCATCATTTCAACGATAAATTCATTCCAGTGTTTTTCACTGATTCAGCTGCTGACCGCCGGCGGGCCGAATTACGCGACGTCGACGATTATGTATTTGGTGTACGAGCGTTCGTTCATTTTGCGGCAGTTCGGGTATTCGTCCGCAATGGGCGTGGTGCTCGGCGTGTGTATCGTGCTGATTTCCGTGATACAGTATAAGTTTTTCGGTCAGGATGTTGAATACTAG
- a CDS encoding dihydrodipicolinate synthase family protein has product MRFIEKYKGIIPAFYACYEDDGSISPERTRALTQHLLNKGVKGLYVCGSSGECIYQSVAERKTVLENVMAVAKGKLTVIAHVACNNTADSMELAAHAEQLGVDAIAAIPPIYFHLPEYAIARYWNDISSAAPRTDFIIYNIPQLAGVSLTLPLLREMMKNPRVVGVKNSSMPVQDIQLFKDTAGAGYVVFNGPDEQLVSGLAIGADGGIGGTYGVMPELYLTIDRLVREGRIALAREIQNEADRIIYAMCACRGNLYAVMKKILSMRESVECGGVRKPLAPLEAQDTAQVEKCRAMIDAAVAKYAVI; this is encoded by the coding sequence ATGCGTTTTATAGAAAAATACAAGGGAATCATTCCCGCGTTTTATGCCTGTTATGAAGATGACGGCAGTATCAGTCCTGAACGGACGAGGGCGCTCACGCAGCATTTGCTGAATAAAGGCGTAAAAGGTTTGTACGTGTGCGGTTCCTCCGGGGAATGCATTTATCAGAGTGTGGCGGAACGCAAAACCGTTCTTGAAAACGTCATGGCCGTCGCGAAAGGCAAGCTGACGGTCATCGCGCACGTTGCGTGCAATAATACCGCGGACAGTATGGAATTGGCCGCGCACGCCGAACAGCTCGGCGTCGACGCGATCGCCGCGATTCCGCCCATCTATTTCCATTTGCCCGAATACGCGATCGCCCGGTACTGGAACGATATTTCTTCCGCTGCGCCGCGGACCGATTTTATCATTTACAATATTCCGCAGTTGGCCGGCGTGTCGCTGACGCTGCCGCTGCTGCGCGAAATGATGAAAAATCCCCGGGTAGTCGGAGTCAAAAACTCATCCATGCCGGTGCAGGATATCCAATTGTTTAAAGACACCGCCGGCGCCGGATACGTCGTGTTCAACGGTCCCGACGAACAGCTGGTGAGCGGTCTCGCCATCGGTGCGGACGGCGGTATCGGCGGAACGTACGGCGTCATGCCGGAACTGTATCTGACTATCGACCGCCTGGTCAGAGAGGGGCGCATCGCGCTCGCGCGCGAAATTCAGAACGAGGCCGACCGCATTATTTACGCGATGTGTGCGTGCCGCGGTAACTTGTACGCCGTTATGAAAAAGATTCTGAGTATGCGCGAATCCGTCGAATGCGGCGGTGTCCGCAAACCGCTCGCGCCGCTGGAAGCGCAGGATACGGCGCAAGTCGAAAAATGCCGCGCGATGATAGACGCTGCGGTTGCAAAATATGCCGTCATCTGA
- a CDS encoding glycosyltransferase: MKRNFLFLYLNTGGGHISPAKVLKDAVIARYPDARVTLLHGFAPGQYISKGIWEKGYETACDLLPGAYSVTYDAFKLHSLQSFGFKTFFPGAIRHIEEKIRELDITDIVSFHFILTPCALKAVKRSGRVIPVTAVVTDPFSPHPIWFYPENAVRYIVSSPEVRAAALDRLRIAAHRIAEFPFFVDPSFYARADSARLKERYGFRPDAPVVLISGGGGGLPLSLALVREWQRRGGRAALAVVCGRNGRLKRALESLAAAHPEAKLRVYGFVPFMSDLVRLCDCAVTKAGASSLFELLAAKKPLIICSYIHGQELGNVRYAVRNRVGWFIRTPAAICDKIAQVTEDAAYYGDVRRRLDSLSPDRYAERMSAAAAYVAEESGSDPFR; encoded by the coding sequence ATGAAACGCAATTTTCTGTTTTTGTACTTGAATACCGGCGGCGGACACATTTCTCCCGCGAAAGTGCTGAAAGACGCCGTTATCGCACGGTATCCCGACGCACGGGTAACGCTGCTGCACGGTTTTGCTCCCGGCCAATATATTTCAAAAGGTATTTGGGAAAAAGGGTATGAAACCGCCTGCGATCTGCTTCCCGGTGCCTATTCGGTAACGTACGACGCGTTCAAACTGCATTCCCTCCAGTCGTTCGGTTTCAAAACGTTTTTTCCCGGTGCAATCCGACATATCGAAGAAAAAATCCGTGAACTCGACATAACCGACATCGTTTCCTTTCACTTCATATTGACCCCGTGCGCGCTCAAAGCGGTAAAACGGAGCGGGCGGGTGATTCCGGTAACCGCCGTCGTGACGGACCCGTTTTCTCCCCATCCGATTTGGTTTTATCCCGAAAACGCCGTCCGCTACATCGTGTCGTCGCCGGAAGTGCGCGCGGCGGCGCTGGACAGGCTCCGGATAGCGGCGCACCGCATTGCGGAATTTCCTTTTTTTGTCGATCCGTCGTTTTACGCGCGTGCGGACAGCGCCCGGTTAAAAGAACGGTACGGCTTCCGGCCCGACGCACCGGTCGTCCTGATATCCGGCGGCGGGGGCGGACTGCCGCTTTCGCTCGCTTTGGTTCGCGAATGGCAGCGCCGCGGCGGACGGGCGGCGTTGGCGGTCGTGTGCGGGCGCAACGGACGGCTTAAACGGGCGCTCGAATCGTTGGCGGCCGCGCATCCTGAAGCGAAACTGCGCGTGTACGGATTCGTACCGTTTATGTCCGATCTGGTGCGGCTGTGCGACTGCGCGGTGACTAAAGCCGGGGCTTCCAGCCTGTTCGAGCTGCTTGCCGCTAAAAAGCCGCTCATCATCTGTTCGTATATTCACGGGCAGGAGTTGGGAAACGTCCGTTACGCGGTCCGTAACCGTGTCGGCTGGTTTATTCGGACACCCGCCGCGATTTGCGATAAAATCGCGCAGGTTACGGAAGACGCCGCGTATTACGGAGACGTCCGGCGGCGGCTTGACTCGCTGTCGCCGGATCGGTACGCGGAACGCATGAGCGCCGCCGCCGCGTACGTTGCCGAAGAATCCGGCTCGGATCCGTTCCGGTAA
- a CDS encoding AGE family epimerase/isomerase: MDAAALEQARQWAKSELDSCVAFWLTHGMDREHGGVYTCLDRTGAVYSTDKSVWMQGRCAWLFSYLCSTYGVRREWLDAAESCLDFMESYCVNRAAGNRMYFQVTADGRPLRQRRYCFSEGFYAIANAEYYGVTGKAEYLERARRAYHLIRQLNNGLITDPAGFGPKVIPETRSGRSLADPMIFLNITGVLRRVDPDNAAEYDSYSAECARLIVQYHMKPDLRCTLETVGTGGEVWKDVTAGRVVNPGHDIECSWFLMEYANMLGGTDGAALHRNAEDIFNWALDAGWDAEYGGLLYFTDCLGKPPEAYEHDMKLWWPHNELLIASLMAYRDTRNERYLDWFYKAMEYCKTYFCDPEYGEWYGYLRRDGKPTMPSTKGSTFKGPFHVPRSLIMADGLIGQILKTL, encoded by the coding sequence ATGGATGCTGCAGCTTTAGAACAAGCCCGGCAATGGGCAAAAAGCGAGCTCGACTCTTGCGTCGCCTTTTGGCTGACGCACGGGATGGACCGCGAACACGGCGGCGTGTACACTTGTCTCGACCGCACGGGAGCCGTGTATTCGACTGATAAAAGCGTGTGGATGCAGGGACGGTGCGCGTGGCTGTTTTCCTATCTGTGCAGTACGTACGGTGTGCGCCGGGAATGGCTGGACGCGGCCGAAAGCTGTCTTGATTTTATGGAATCGTATTGTGTCAACCGAGCCGCGGGCAACCGGATGTATTTCCAAGTTACCGCGGACGGTCGTCCGCTGCGTCAGCGGCGGTATTGCTTCAGCGAAGGGTTTTACGCGATAGCGAACGCCGAATATTACGGCGTTACCGGCAAGGCCGAATACCTTGAACGTGCACGCCGCGCGTATCACTTGATCCGGCAGCTGAACAACGGCCTGATAACGGATCCCGCCGGATTCGGTCCGAAAGTCATTCCCGAAACGCGGAGCGGCCGGTCGCTGGCGGATCCGATGATTTTTCTCAATATTACCGGCGTGTTGCGCCGCGTCGATCCGGACAATGCGGCCGAATACGATTCGTACTCGGCTGAATGCGCCCGCCTGATCGTGCAGTATCATATGAAACCCGACTTGCGCTGTACGCTCGAAACGGTCGGTACCGGCGGCGAAGTCTGGAAAGACGTTACCGCCGGCCGGGTGGTGAACCCCGGTCACGACATCGAATGCAGCTGGTTTCTTATGGAATACGCGAATATGCTTGGCGGTACCGACGGCGCTGCACTGCACCGGAACGCCGAAGATATCTTCAATTGGGCGCTCGACGCCGGATGGGACGCTGAATACGGCGGTTTGCTGTATTTTACCGACTGTCTGGGAAAACCGCCCGAAGCGTACGAACACGATATGAAATTGTGGTGGCCGCACAACGAGCTGCTGATTGCCAGTCTCATGGCGTACCGCGATACGCGGAACGAACGGTATCTGGACTGGTTTTACAAAGCGATGGAATACTGCAAAACGTATTTCTGCGATCCCGAATACGGCGAATGGTACGGCTATCTGCGCCGCGACGGGAAACCGACGATGCCGTCTACGAAAGGCAGTACGTTCAAAGGTCCGTTCCACGTTCCCCGGTCGCTTATCATGGCGGACGGTCTTATCGGTCAGATACTGAAAACGCTGTAA